AACTGAGGGCAATCAGTCCGGTGGTCACCACGACAATGCCTAAGACTTGCACACCTTTGAGTGCCGTTTGGGTAATGAGGAAGTCTAAAAGTGCCGTCATAACTGGACCACTGGATGAAAAGATCGAGGCACGGGAGGCTCCTAGTAGGCGAATGCCGAAATTATTCATCAAGTACCCCACTAAGGTGAGGGTTCCTAAGGTAACGCCCCCAATCAAAAAGCCAATCCGTCCATCCGCAGGAATATCAACGCCTGTGTTCGGTAGAAAGATGAGGCTCAGACTCGTCAGCAAGAAGATCGTCGAAAACTGAATCACACTAACGGGCACAGGATGCAGTTTGCGAGAACTGATCTGCATCGAAATCACGTAGAACGCGAAGGTAACGCCTGATACGACGGCGGCCACAATACCCCAAATTTCCACCCGTCCAGTTGCCGAAAGCGCAGGCAGAGAGGTCAATACAACACCAAGGGCGATCGCCACCATGACAATATTGCGCGTCGGCGTTGGGCGATCACCAAACAGAATCCACGCCAACGGCACGGTAATAATGGGGTACATGAACAGGATGGTGACCGCTACCCCTGGCCCCACGCCCCCGATCGCGACATAAATCGAAATTTGGGACAGGAACAGGAAAAAACCCGTTCCTAGGGAACTGAACATCAAGCGGCGATCGCTCGATTGTAGAAACGCCTTAATATCGCGCCAGCAGGCTGGATACAAGATGGTCGCGACGCCTGCCAAAAGCGGCACCACAACCAGCATCCGTAGCCACAGGAGCAGCATGGCGTTGCCAAAGCTGAAGGTGACATAGCCTCCCAGTTGGAAAAGACCTAGAATGCCCTTTTCCCGTGCGATGATCCCCACCACAACGTTATGAAGAGAGAGCGCTAGGGTCGAACCCAGCATGACCAAAATTCCCATTTGGAAGGTATTCAAGGCCGTGGGTTTTGCAGGTGGAGGTTGCGTCACCGGGGGCACCGAAGCCGACATGGAAATACTGCCATTGGTGATCGGCGGCATTGCCCCACCGTTGGAGTACTGTTCCACTCCATTTCCAGAAAATGCGGGGAGAGAGTTGCCATTTGCCACTGCCCCCGATTGATAGACCGTTTGGGATCCGCCATTGCTCAAAACGCCCGTTGGTTGAACCGACTGCGATCGCATTAAGTCTGCTTGCAGTTGACGACTAAGGCGCTGCACTAAAACATCTAGAATCGCTTCTCCCTGTTGCTGCATGGTTTGCATACGGCTAATTTGCTGGGACAGGGAACTTTGGTAGCTGTTGAGATCCTGACTCAACGAATTCAAGGTTTGATTGAGGCTTGCGTCTAGAGAGGCTAAAACCCGTTGGGTATGTTGAGGCGTACTACCCGGCAGTGCCGCTACCGAATCCGGTTCGGCTTGAGGCGGCAAATAGTTCATCTGGCTCAACCGCTGCACCATCATGGCTTGCAAGTGGTTCGCCAGGGATTGCGCCATTTGCTTTGCCCAGATCTTTTGCTGCTCAATTTGCTGCTGCGACAGCGATCGCTGATGCTGGACCTGGAGCGATCGCTGCTGATCTTGCAGACTTTCGATTTCGTCAATCAAGCGCGACTTTTGCTGTTCCAGCCGACTAATATCTTGCTGCAACTGCACAACCAAATTTTGCTGAAGCGATTCCAAACTGCGAGTTACCGATTGCAAAATCTCGTCCGGATTCGACGGAGAGTTTGAACCCGGAGAAGCGGCAGCACGTTGTTCGGAATAATCCGGTAGATTGTCCGTCGCTCCCATCAGTGTGTACCCTCAAGTGTGCTAAACGCTACAGATAGCTGCATGCCACTATAATTCGCGACCATGAATTCTGCAATTATCTATCCAATGCTTCCAGAATCTTAGCGAATCTTGGCTAGACCGAACCCTGCATTTCCACTGTTTGCAGTGTGCGCTTAACTGTTCCCTCAAGTGTAGCGAACTCAATTTCAGCTCGATGAAAACCGTTGCAAGTGTTCATCAGGGCAATAACTGGAAACTAAAAAAGTTTAGAAGGGCGAACGAGGAGATTCGAACTCCCGAGTGGCGGAACCACAATCCGCTGCCTTAACCACTTGGCTACGCTCGCCGTATGCCGTTCTGGCTTCTACTAATATAGCATTGAAGGTTTGTATCAGGGAAGTCCCTTGTCATCCAAGTCTGTAAACGTCTAGCGTTGGGAAAACACTTTGCCGAAGGTACGAACGGATGAAACCACTCAAGATTACCTTTGCGTTACTGGTAGCGGCGATCGCTGGTGTTGGCATTACGATGGTTGCCACCAATCCAAAGCCTGATGCCTACGAAGACTATGCCACCAAACAACTGACGCGCTATCTCAAGCGTGAGGGGGATGAATTATGTGACAAGGTTGATGTGCCGGACTTCTTAGACGATATTGTGGGGAGTCAGTGCCCTCAACTCATCAACTCTTTGCTCAAGAATAACCAAGACGAGCTGCGAGCAATTATTGTACGCGGAACACAGCGACAGAACTATGGAGTGCTCAGCATCTATCGCACGCGCTTAGAAATTAGTTCGGCGTTACCAGGCTACGAGGTTGAAAGCGTAGGGGTGTTTCGCCGTTTTTACACCTACAAAGCCGAACGCTTATAGTCTCTCTCGGAACCCGCTTCCCGTTCTTCGGGAGCCCAGGCAGTTGTG
Above is a window of Synechococcales cyanobacterium T60_A2020_003 DNA encoding:
- a CDS encoding EamA family transporter, whose translation is MGATDNLPDYSEQRAAASPGSNSPSNPDEILQSVTRSLESLQQNLVVQLQQDISRLEQQKSRLIDEIESLQDQQRSLQVQHQRSLSQQQIEQQKIWAKQMAQSLANHLQAMMVQRLSQMNYLPPQAEPDSVAALPGSTPQHTQRVLASLDASLNQTLNSLSQDLNSYQSSLSQQISRMQTMQQQGEAILDVLVQRLSRQLQADLMRSQSVQPTGVLSNGGSQTVYQSGAVANGNSLPAFSGNGVEQYSNGGAMPPITNGSISMSASVPPVTQPPPAKPTALNTFQMGILVMLGSTLALSLHNVVVGIIAREKGILGLFQLGGYVTFSFGNAMLLLWLRMLVVVPLLAGVATILYPACWRDIKAFLQSSDRRLMFSSLGTGFFLFLSQISIYVAIGGVGPGVAVTILFMYPIITVPLAWILFGDRPTPTRNIVMVAIALGVVLTSLPALSATGRVEIWGIVAAVVSGVTFAFYVISMQISSRKLHPVPVSVIQFSTIFLLTSLSLIFLPNTGVDIPADGRIGFLIGGVTLGTLTLVGYLMNNFGIRLLGASRASIFSSSGPVMTALLDFLITQTALKGVQVLGIVVVTTGLIALSFEKMFTRSPANPNPTPPKTPKPVAKA
- a CDS encoding DUF4359 domain-containing protein, producing MKPLKITFALLVAAIAGVGITMVATNPKPDAYEDYATKQLTRYLKREGDELCDKVDVPDFLDDIVGSQCPQLINSLLKNNQDELRAIIVRGTQRQNYGVLSIYRTRLEISSALPGYEVESVGVFRRFYTYKAERL